A window from Citrus sinensis cultivar Valencia sweet orange chromosome 5, DVS_A1.0, whole genome shotgun sequence encodes these proteins:
- the LOC102629641 gene encoding F-box/kelch-repeat protein SKIP25 codes for MSKYRLTISSKRQKLTQTLTTQPLAQDQDKAQDDDGDDHQPLLPGLPDHIAHLCLSHVHPSILHNVCHSWRRLIYSPSFPPFLSLYALFSPKSNSSSTPIHLFTFDPVSSTWDPLPRPPPDPPLHLILHHPSFLSRNLPVQLVSLSGKLILLAATTHNFNPALTRPLIFDPICRTWTFGPELVTPRRWCAAGCSRGAVYVASGIGSQFSSDVAKSVEKWDLMNGEKNSRWEKTGELKDGRFSREAIDAVGWKGKLCLVNVKGAEGAVYDVVANTWDDMREGMVRGWRGPVAAMDEEVLYGIDENSCTLSRYDEVMDDWKEVVKSDLLKGARHAAAGGGRVCAVCENGGGIVVVDVKAAAAPTIFVVDTPLGFEALSVHIMPRMSKIG; via the coding sequence ATGTCCAAATACCGGCTCACCATTTCTTCTAAACGCCAAAAACTAACACAAACACTGACCACGCAACCTCTAGCTCAGGATCAAGATAAAGCTCAAGacgatgatggtgatgatcaTCAGCCACTGCTTCCGGGCTTACCCGATCACATAGCTCACCTCTGCCTCTCCCACGTCCACCCATCAATCCTCCACAACGTCTGCCACTCCTGGCGTCGCCTCATTTACTCCCCTTCTTTCCCTCCTTTCCTCTCCCTGTACGCCCTCTTCTCTCCTAAATCGAACTCTTCTTCTACTCCAATCCATTTATTCACTTTCGATCCCGTCTCCTCTACCTGGGACCCGCTCCCTCGTCCGCCCCCGGACCCGCCTCTCCACCTCATTCTCCACCACCCTTCTTTCCTCTCCCGCAACCTCCCCGTCCAGTTAGTCTCCCTCTCCGGCAAGCTCATCCTCCTCGCCGCCACCACCCACAACTTCAACCCGGCGCTGACCCGCCCTCTCATCTTCGACCCCATTTGCCGGACCTGGACGTTCGGCCCCGAGCTCGTCACCCCGCGCCGGTGGTGCGCGGCGGGGTGCTCTCGTGGCGCGGTGTATGTTGCCAGCGGGATCGGATCCCAGTTCTCTAGCGACGTGGCGAAGTCCGTGGAGAAATGGGACTTGATGAACGGGGAAAAAAACTCGAGGTGGGAGAAGACGGGGGAGCTGAAAGACGGGAGGTTCAGCAGGGAGGCGATAGACGCGGTGGGGTGGAAGGGGAAGCTGTGCTTGGTCAATGTGAAGGGCGCTGAAGGTGCCGTCTACGACGTCGTCGCGAACACGTGGGACGACATGCGGGAGGGGATGGTTAGAGGGTGGAGGGGGCCGGTGGCGGCGATGGACGAGGAGGTGCTGTACGGTATTGACGAGAATAGTTGCACGTTGAGCAGGTACGATGAAGTAATGGACGATTGGAAGGAGGTTGTTAAGTCGGACCTCCTTAAAGGAGCGCGGCACGCGGCTGCCGGCGGCGGTAGAGTCTGTGCTGTTTGCGAAAACGGCGGGGGCATTGTGGTGGTGGATGTGAAGGCAGCGGCGGCGCCGACGATTTTTGTGGTGGATACGCCACTTGGGTTCGAAGCTTTATCTGTTCACATAATGCCACGGATGAGCAAAATAGGCTAG